A single Perca flavescens isolate YP-PL-M2 chromosome 2, PFLA_1.0, whole genome shotgun sequence DNA region contains:
- the sirt7 gene encoding NAD-dependent protein deacetylase sirtuin-7, with protein MCRVFNSQTPSADLKKKKNRMEEEADTGVSSRTERKALEKAKILQRERERKIFRLVGRVLKKPEADRSEEEAAVLLLHGETVEELCKRQVRTNVLKRKQEEVFDDADELKSKVRQLAVAVKQAKHLVVYTGAGISTAASIPDYRGPNGVWTQLQKGRTVSSSDLSKAEPTLTHMCVRMLHKEKLVQHVVSQNCDGLHLRSGLPRHALSELHGNMFIEVCTTCSPVREYVRLFDVTERTSLHRHGTCRRCSHCGSELRDTIVHFGERGTLEQPLNWKGAAEAAKMADVILCLGSSLKVLKKYACLWCMNRPASKRPKLYIVNLQWTPKDDLAKLKIHGKCDEVMSLLMEELNIQIPVYDRAEDPIFCLATPLRQEEVDSHTREVIAPLDGQEDCLPDSGEHAEEATAVQGGWFGRGYGKGRKKKKKAA; from the exons ATGTGCCGTGTTTTTAATAGCCAAACGCCCtcagctgatttaaaaaaaaaaaaaaacaggatggaAGAGGAGGCAGACACTGGCGTTTCTTCGCGGACAGAGAGGAAAGCTTTGGAAAAGGCCAAAATACTTCAACGAGAACGCGAGAGGAAGATATTTAGACTG GTTGGACGAGTCCTGAAGAAACCGGAGGCTGATCGGTCGGAGGAGGAGGCAGCTGTGTTACTGCTGCACGGAGAAACTGTGGAGGAGCTCTGCAAGCGACAAGTCCGCACAAACGTGCTCAAGAGGAAGCAGGAGGAG GTGTTTGATGATGCTGATGAGCTGAAGAGTAAAGTCAGGCAGCTCGCTGTGGCAGTCAAGCAAGCAAAACATCTGGTGGTATACACCGGAGCCGGTATCAGTACA GCAGCTTCTATCCCAGACTACAGGGGCCCTAATGGTGTGTGGACACAGCTACAGAAGGGACGGACAGTCAG TTCATCTGATCTGAGTAAAGCTGAGCCGACCCTCACGCACATGTGTGTTAGGATGCTACATAAGGAAAAGCTG gtACAGCATGTTGTTTCTCAAAACTGTGATGGACTTCACTTGCGTAGTGGTCTGCCCAGACATGCCCTGTCTGAGCTTCATGGAAACATGTTTATTGAG GTGTGTACAACCTGTTCCCCGGTCAGGGAGTACGTGCGCTTGTTTGACGTGACGGAGCGGACGTCGCTGCACCGCCATGGGACATGCCGCAGGTGCAGCCACTGTGGTAGTGAACTGAGGGACACCATAGTGCACTTTGGGGAACGAGGAACCCTAGAGCAACCTCTCAACTGGAAGGGAGCTGCAGAGGCTGCCAAGATGGCGGATGTTATCCTCTGCTTAGGCTCCAGTCTGAAG GTGCTGAAGAAATACGCTTGTCTGTGGTGCATGAACAGACCAGCAAGCAAAAGGCCCAAACTCTACATTGTCAACCTCCAG TGGACACCAAAAGATGACCTGGCTAAGCTAAAAATTCATGGCAAGTGTGATGAGGTAATGAGTCTGCTAATGGAGGAGCTGAACATTCAGATTCCTGTATATGACAG GGCGGAGGACCCCATCTTTTGTCTAGCCACACCTTTGCGGCAAGAAGAGGTCGACAGCCATACTCGTGAGGTCATAGCTCCCCTTGACGGGCAGGAGGACTGCTTACCTGACTCTGGAGAGCACGCAGAAGAAGCCACAGCTGTGCAGGGCGGATGGTTTGGAAGAGGCTATGgcaaaggaagaaagaaaaagaaaaaagctgcaTAA